Proteins encoded within one genomic window of Kibdelosporangium phytohabitans:
- a CDS encoding cation:dicarboxylate symporter family transporter, whose protein sequence is MSTVEGRTRRDRTHLLYIAVIVAVALGIAFGLIWKETAIELKPIGDGFVALIKMMISPIIFCTLVLGVGSIRKAAQVGKVGGLAIGYFIAMSFVALAIGLIVGNILHPGDGLQLTKDVAKLGQAEVKVQEDTTKFILGIIPTTLLSGLTSGDVLETLLVALLVGFALQSLGKKGEPVLRGIAHIQRLVFKVLSMIMWLAPVGAFGAIAAVVGKTGTAALQSLLVIMLGFYITCVLFIAVILAGMLWLVSRVNLFSLMRYLAREYLLIFSTSSSESALPRLIAKMEHVGVSKPVVGITVPTGYSFNLDGTMIYLTMSTIFIAEAMGDPLNFGEQIKLLLFMMIASKGAAGVTGAGLATLAGGLSSHRPELVGGVGFIVGIDRFMSEARALTNFTGNAVATVLLGTWTKEFDRDKAQRVLSGEEPFDESTLSDDHGGPGEEDKAETKDSSVKA, encoded by the coding sequence TTGTCCACAGTTGAAGGGCGCACCCGCCGGGATCGCACCCACCTCCTCTACATCGCGGTGATCGTCGCGGTGGCCCTCGGCATCGCCTTCGGCCTCATCTGGAAAGAAACCGCGATCGAACTCAAGCCGATCGGTGACGGGTTCGTCGCCCTGATCAAGATGATGATCAGCCCGATCATCTTCTGCACGCTGGTGCTCGGCGTCGGGTCGATCAGGAAGGCCGCGCAGGTCGGCAAGGTCGGTGGCCTCGCGATCGGCTACTTCATCGCGATGTCGTTCGTGGCGCTGGCCATCGGTCTGATCGTCGGCAACATCCTGCACCCCGGTGACGGCCTGCAGCTCACCAAGGACGTCGCCAAGCTCGGACAGGCCGAGGTCAAGGTCCAGGAGGACACCACCAAGTTCATCCTCGGCATCATCCCGACCACCCTGTTGTCCGGCCTGACCAGCGGGGACGTGCTGGAAACCCTCCTGGTGGCGCTGCTGGTCGGCTTCGCGCTGCAGAGCCTCGGCAAGAAGGGCGAGCCGGTGCTGCGCGGGATCGCGCACATCCAGCGCCTGGTGTTCAAGGTCCTGTCGATGATCATGTGGCTGGCCCCGGTCGGCGCGTTCGGCGCGATCGCCGCCGTCGTCGGCAAGACGGGCACCGCGGCGCTGCAGAGCCTGCTGGTGATCATGCTCGGCTTCTACATCACGTGCGTGCTGTTCATCGCGGTCATCCTGGCCGGGATGCTGTGGCTGGTGTCCCGGGTGAACCTGTTCTCGCTGATGCGCTACCTGGCCCGCGAGTACCTGCTGATCTTCTCCACGTCGTCGTCGGAAAGCGCGCTGCCGCGGCTGATCGCGAAGATGGAGCACGTCGGCGTGAGCAAGCCGGTCGTCGGCATCACGGTGCCCACCGGCTACTCGTTCAACCTCGACGGCACGATGATCTACCTGACCATGTCGACGATCTTCATCGCCGAGGCCATGGGCGACCCGCTGAACTTCGGCGAGCAGATCAAGTTGCTGCTGTTCATGATGATCGCGTCGAAGGGCGCGGCGGGGGTGACCGGCGCGGGCCTGGCCACGCTGGCCGGTGGCCTGTCGTCACACCGGCCGGAACTGGTCGGCGGCGTCGGTTTCATCGTCGGCATCGACCGGTTCATGTCCGAGGCGCGCGCGTTGACCAACTTCACCGGCAACGCCGTGGCCACCGTGCTGCTCGGTACGTGGACGAAGGAATTCGACCGGGACAAAGCACAACGGGTGCTGTCCGGTGAGGAACCGTTCGACGAATCCACACTGTCCGACGACCACGGCGGGCCGGGCGAGGAAGACAAGGCCGAGACGAAGGACAGCTCGGTCAAGGCCTGA
- a CDS encoding AfsR/SARP family transcriptional regulator, with translation MAVNVTDWQRYREAHDEPALPEKLMRFRILGPLQVYTGDRWSAIRAAQPRAVLAVLLARAGHTVSADRLVDEIWGERPPRTAHNTVQGYVMRLRRLLGADANDLLLTKNRGYQVAVAAEELDAAAFKRLLESGQRDLGEGRLHAAAGELAAALALWQGPAFADVPATSIVAAETARLEQYRLTALETRLDTDLALGRHVETVDELHRLTTEHPLRERLRGLLMLALYRCGRRAEALETYSQGRAELVKELGLEPGPELRRLEQDILADDPGLLSIAGTATAASLGTPAQLPADVAGFVGRQTQLHQLDKLLTDRGTATTVLISAIAGTAGVGKTALAVHWAHRVRDRFPDGQLHVDLRGYSTGSPMRPIEALARFLRALGVAADRVPVEVDEAAALYRSLLADRRMIVVLDNAFQPEQVRPLMPGAPGCLVLVTSRSVLAGLVATDGAYELTLDVLTAKESDALLRGLLGTERIEAQPRATADLAELCAHLPLALRIAAAQLLGQPRLAVAGYVDQLRSGDRLDSLRVAGDEQTAVLPAFTQSYSALPDGTRRLFRLLGSVPGPGITAEASAALAGISRQDAGARLATLAAGHLLEERVPGRYGCHDLLRQYAKERSRHEDTESERDSALRALYDWYLHTVDEAAAMLYPEMQRLSLPPERDQPRAAGFDDHTDALAWLDTERANLVAVVTHAAQHQPWPVAGLIAESLRGYFWLRMYTVDWLEVASAGQSIAESTGDPKAVTAALLSLADINFR, from the coding sequence ATGGCGGTAAACGTCACCGACTGGCAGCGGTACCGTGAGGCCCACGACGAGCCAGCGCTGCCGGAGAAACTGATGCGGTTTCGAATACTCGGTCCGTTGCAGGTGTACACCGGCGACCGGTGGTCGGCGATCCGAGCCGCCCAGCCCCGGGCGGTGCTCGCGGTCCTGTTGGCCCGCGCGGGTCACACAGTCAGCGCGGACCGTCTCGTGGACGAGATCTGGGGCGAGCGGCCTCCTCGGACCGCGCACAACACCGTGCAGGGATACGTGATGCGGTTGCGCCGTCTGCTCGGCGCCGACGCCAACGACCTGCTGCTCACCAAGAACCGCGGCTACCAGGTGGCTGTCGCGGCCGAAGAACTGGACGCGGCGGCGTTCAAACGGCTCCTCGAGTCCGGCCAGCGCGACCTGGGCGAGGGCAGGCTGCACGCCGCCGCCGGTGAACTCGCCGCGGCGCTGGCGTTGTGGCAGGGGCCTGCCTTCGCGGACGTGCCCGCTACGTCGATCGTGGCGGCCGAGACTGCCCGGCTCGAGCAATACCGGCTGACGGCGCTGGAAACACGGCTGGACACCGACCTGGCGTTGGGCAGGCACGTCGAGACCGTGGACGAGTTGCACCGCCTCACCACCGAACACCCGCTGCGAGAACGATTACGTGGGTTGCTGATGCTGGCGCTGTACCGCTGCGGCCGTCGCGCCGAGGCGCTCGAGACCTACAGCCAGGGGCGCGCGGAGCTCGTCAAGGAACTCGGCTTGGAGCCCGGCCCGGAACTGCGCAGGCTCGAACAGGACATTCTCGCCGACGATCCGGGCCTGCTGTCCATCGCCGGCACCGCCACGGCCGCAAGCCTGGGCACACCGGCCCAACTGCCTGCCGACGTCGCCGGATTCGTCGGCAGGCAGACGCAGTTGCACCAGCTCGACAAGCTGCTCACCGACCGCGGCACCGCCACGACGGTGCTGATCTCGGCCATCGCCGGAACTGCCGGTGTCGGCAAGACGGCGTTGGCTGTGCACTGGGCGCACCGCGTCCGCGACCGTTTCCCCGACGGCCAGCTGCACGTGGACCTGCGCGGATACAGCACGGGCTCACCGATGCGGCCGATCGAGGCGCTCGCCCGGTTCCTGCGTGCCCTCGGCGTGGCCGCCGACCGGGTTCCGGTCGAAGTCGACGAGGCCGCCGCGCTGTACCGCAGCCTGCTCGCCGACCGGCGCATGATCGTGGTGCTCGACAACGCGTTCCAGCCGGAGCAGGTCCGTCCGCTGATGCCCGGCGCGCCGGGCTGCCTGGTACTGGTGACCAGCCGGAGCGTGCTCGCCGGGCTGGTCGCCACTGACGGCGCGTACGAACTGACGCTCGACGTGCTCACCGCGAAGGAATCCGACGCTCTGCTGCGCGGCCTGCTTGGCACCGAACGCATTGAGGCGCAACCGCGGGCCACGGCGGACTTGGCCGAGTTGTGCGCGCATCTGCCGCTGGCGTTGCGCATCGCGGCGGCGCAACTGCTGGGCCAGCCCAGACTCGCTGTCGCCGGGTACGTCGACCAGCTCCGCTCCGGCGATCGGCTTGACTCGCTGCGGGTAGCCGGAGACGAGCAAACGGCCGTGCTGCCGGCTTTCACCCAGTCGTATTCGGCACTCCCGGACGGCACACGGCGGCTGTTCCGGCTGCTCGGCTCCGTGCCGGGCCCCGGGATCACCGCCGAGGCCTCAGCGGCGCTCGCCGGTATCTCCCGTCAGGACGCGGGTGCGCGGCTGGCGACGCTCGCGGCCGGTCATCTGCTCGAGGAACGCGTCCCCGGCCGGTACGGTTGCCATGACCTGCTTCGCCAGTACGCAAAGGAACGCAGCAGGCACGAGGACACCGAGTCCGAACGCGACAGTGCACTGCGTGCGCTCTACGACTGGTACCTGCACACTGTCGACGAAGCTGCCGCGATGCTCTACCCCGAGATGCAACGGCTGTCTTTGCCGCCGGAACGCGACCAGCCCAGGGCAGCGGGTTTCGACGACCACACCGACGCGTTGGCATGGCTGGACACCGAGCGGGCCAACCTCGTCGCCGTCGTCACACACGCCGCCCAGCACCAGCCGTGGCCGGTCGCGGGACTGATCGCCGAGTCGCTGCGCGGTTACTTCTGGCTTCGGATGTACACAGTGGACTGGCTCGAGGTCGCGTCGGCGGGCCAGTCCATCGCCGAGTCCACCGGCGACCCGAAGGCGGTGACGGCCGCGCTGCTCAGCCTCGCCGACATCAACTTCCGCTGA
- a CDS encoding FAD-binding protein, with protein MPVSAGRDEWQVIVAGAGNAGFCAGIAALQAGATAVAVVDAAPGQLRGGNSSLTKSMRFSWRDSAQLARLLRTSDARLVEELAAGRSEYANEQYLDDWLRVSGGEVDTALIASIIGRSAGAITWMYESGQRWEPRRNPLPGDVPVVLEGGGQGLQDRNFGQFEQLGGKVFHDSAVTDIEVTVDGLYRVKGSGPAFPATCAALVLASGGFQGNERMRERHLGEPWRNVKLRGVPFNKGVPLMAAIAIGADQAGNWAKCHATPQGILLPDHMLPGQMRESHALARYAYPRGIVVNRKGHRFFDEAADHGNLTYVTLGQKILEQPEKVAFQIFDKAVLDARLLPESYLEDPASVVAASIEDGARRLFIDVGNLVETVRAHPGVGTPPYLFVPVVCGLTFTYGGLSGSPNAEVLGGGRPMNGLYATGEIVGGLYDQGYPAGTGLLLTTPEMP; from the coding sequence GTGCCGGTGTCGGCGGGACGAGATGAGTGGCAGGTCATTGTTGCCGGAGCGGGCAATGCGGGTTTTTGTGCTGGTATAGCTGCTTTGCAGGCCGGTGCGACCGCGGTCGCCGTCGTTGACGCGGCTCCAGGGCAGCTCAGGGGCGGCAACAGTTCGCTGACCAAGAGCATGCGCTTTTCCTGGCGGGACAGTGCGCAGCTCGCCAGGCTGCTGCGGACGTCGGACGCGCGGCTGGTCGAAGAACTGGCGGCCGGGCGGTCGGAGTACGCGAACGAGCAGTACCTCGATGATTGGCTGCGGGTCTCCGGCGGCGAGGTGGACACCGCGCTGATCGCCTCCATCATCGGTCGTTCGGCCGGCGCGATCACCTGGATGTACGAGTCAGGGCAGCGGTGGGAGCCGAGGAGGAACCCGCTTCCCGGCGACGTGCCCGTGGTGCTCGAAGGCGGCGGCCAGGGCTTGCAGGACCGGAACTTCGGCCAGTTCGAGCAGTTGGGCGGCAAGGTTTTCCACGACAGCGCGGTGACCGACATCGAGGTGACCGTCGACGGGCTGTACCGCGTCAAGGGCTCGGGGCCGGCGTTTCCCGCGACGTGCGCTGCCTTGGTGCTGGCGTCGGGTGGGTTTCAGGGCAACGAGCGGATGCGCGAGCGCCACCTCGGTGAACCCTGGCGGAATGTGAAACTGCGCGGAGTGCCCTTCAACAAGGGCGTGCCGCTGATGGCGGCCATCGCGATCGGGGCCGACCAGGCAGGCAACTGGGCGAAGTGCCACGCCACCCCGCAGGGCATCCTGTTGCCCGACCACATGCTGCCCGGTCAGATGCGGGAATCGCACGCGTTGGCGCGGTACGCCTATCCCAGGGGGATCGTGGTCAACCGGAAGGGGCACCGGTTCTTCGACGAGGCCGCCGACCACGGCAACCTGACGTACGTCACGCTGGGCCAGAAGATACTGGAACAACCGGAGAAGGTCGCGTTCCAGATCTTCGACAAGGCCGTGCTCGACGCGCGACTGCTGCCGGAGAGCTACCTCGAGGACCCGGCTTCCGTTGTCGCCGCCTCGATCGAGGACGGCGCGCGGCGCCTTTTCATCGATGTCGGGAACCTGGTCGAAACGGTTCGCGCGCACCCGGGGGTCGGCACGCCACCCTACTTGTTCGTCCCGGTGGTGTGCGGCCTGACCTTCACCTACGGCGGGCTGTCGGGGAGTCCGAACGCCGAGGTGCTCGGCGGCGGCAGGCCGATGAACGGGCTCTACGCCACGGGGGAGATCGTCGGAGGTCTGTACGACCAGGGATATCCGGCGGGGACCGGCCTCCTGCTCACAACACCCGAGATGCCGTGA
- a CDS encoding SRPBCC family protein: protein MTGIGEKPRSGAGQALRRGVRTPVNRYRFRSLWTVRAAAGDVFDVVTDPGTYPLWWPDIHGVGRIDDDTAEVVCRSVLPYALTFRMHRAEQDLDRGRMMIGMTGDLEGFCRSTVVPGRRTVTLEITQDVIVNKPLLRALAPVARPVFRANHAAMMWRGQRGLRGFLKH from the coding sequence TTGACCGGGATCGGCGAGAAGCCGCGGAGTGGTGCCGGGCAGGCGCTGCGCCGCGGCGTCCGCACACCCGTGAACCGCTACCGGTTCCGTAGCTTGTGGACGGTCCGCGCCGCTGCGGGCGACGTGTTCGACGTCGTCACCGACCCGGGGACGTATCCGTTGTGGTGGCCCGACATCCACGGCGTCGGGCGGATCGACGACGACACCGCCGAGGTGGTCTGCCGGTCGGTGCTGCCGTACGCGCTGACGTTCCGGATGCACCGGGCCGAGCAGGATCTCGACCGCGGCCGGATGATGATCGGGATGACCGGCGACCTGGAGGGTTTCTGCCGCTCGACGGTGGTGCCGGGGCGGCGGACCGTGACGCTGGAGATCACCCAGGACGTGATCGTGAACAAGCCTTTGCTCCGGGCGCTGGCGCCGGTCGCGAGACCGGTGTTCCGCGCCAACCACGCCGCGATGATGTGGCGTGGTCAGCGCGGACTGCGCGGGTTTCTCAAGCACTAG